The genomic region AGGTAAATTCCTTTCCCTCTTTATATGCATAAATTTCTGTTTTTTAAATCATGGTGTTGCTCAAAAGCACAGCCTTTTCATGTTTTGCTCAGTTTCCTGTGGTTTTACGTTATACTGAATAAAGGGTTTGCGAATGATTCAGGAAGATTGTTAATTTTGTTTCTTGCGTTTCACAATTATTGTTTTTTATGCGTTTTTTGTTTAGTGGAATTATGTTTTGCTGCCAAGACTagttctcttttattttatttatttattttaactggTTTAGCTCTGCTTACTAGTGTTTAAAGGTGTATATAGAATTTGTCCCTTTGTGTAGTGATCATTCATGATATGTGCAAATGCAATGCATTGTCTTTTGATGCTGTGTCTCACTTAAACGCCTCACTGTATTGGATTATTTGGCTTAATTTTGATGCTCTGTGACTTAGGCTTAGCTATTACTTATTCGGGGATTTTAGTTTCATGCTAAGACAAGAAGGTTTATAATCCTTCCTATATGCAATGCCTTTCCAAATGGGGAAAAAAGGACAAATCTTCTTGTAGCATGTCCACGGCTGATGAGGTCGGAAACTTTATCTGTTTCTTGTCGATTAGTTTGGACATGATCCTATGCATTCGGGCCGTACATTCGTGTGCCATGTTTTATGGTTTTTTTCTGCACATTCAGTCCATTGTGTTATGTGCTGTTATAGATATGTTATACTAGTGCGGAAATTGCTTTGAGGTAGTTTATGATAAATGCATTCTTTCGTAAGCATAGATGCCATTGACAACATCTTTTATGGAGCTGATTGAAGCCGATGATATAACAGCTTAGTCCTTAAGGAGTTTTACCATTtttcttgagttactaatttATTTTGTGCTCTTTGAACTTGTGTTGGGTGTCTGAATAGGACAACTGCATTAGCAGCAGCCCACACTCATAAATTTTTGTAATGCTTGTTCAATTTGTAGCTTAGAATGCTAAATTATGACATAGTATCTCgtaattttctatttttgtgcTGTCTCTGGAAGATAAGATACTAATTCTGATTTTGTAATGTTTGTAGAATTTACCATTTAGGTATTTGGGGCATGGACTGGCTGTTTATGCCCGCCTTCCGTGTCTGTGAACAATGTTTGGCAGACAAAGAGATGCAAGTTCTTTCAGTATCTTCAAATGGAAAAATAAAGGTAAATCATCAGTAACAGAAGGTTTACTTCAGGATGTTCCACCAGAGGTCGAATTGTCTGATTATAGAAGGTTACCGAGTCCAGGCAGTGAAAGCCCTTCAGGGCTTCTTAATGGCGAGAGCCTAAATGTTGAACCGATCGCTGATTTGGATCTCTTCTTTGAAAGGCTTTACAGCTACTACTGTGAAAAGGGGCTTTGGTGCATCATTACAAAGTGGATTGTTGAACTTCTTAGTCTAGGATTCACCATATGCTTTTCAGGATTCTTTTTGCTATATGTTGATTGGAATGGGCTCCGTAATGCGAAATGTGGGATGGATGCAGTTGAATCCGGAATGAAGCCCTGTGATCTTTCTAAAGAAGCTCTTAATAGACACCCTTTAACCCCGCTAACGCTGACGAAAGTTATCATTGTTGGATACCTAGGAATATTTTCTATATATTGGATATTCTGCTTCTTGAGGTTCTTTGCTCAACTAAAGGATGTTCTGGAAATCCGACAGTTTTACTATGATAGGTAAGTATGAACTATAAACAGTTAAATGTATTTGAAGGAAGTGATCACTTTTGCATTAATGAAATATTTCTAATTTTGCCTAATTACTGTGATTTTATGTAGTCTTCATGTTACCGACAATGAAATTCAAACCATGCCATGGGCTACGATTATTGAAAAGGTTGTTCTGGTGCAAAGTTCACGACAGCTGTGTGTCGTAAAGGATCTTTCTGCTCATGACATGGTGATGAGGTTGATGCGGAAGGAGAACTACTTGATTGGAATGCTTAACAAGGGTGTGCTTGCTTTTCCAATCTCTCAATGGGTCCCCGGTGCTGGTCCTAAAGTGAAATCTGATCCAAATGGAATAGAGCATCGTCTAATACTAACCAAGACCCTAGAGTGGACTTTGAATTGGTGCATACTGCAAAGCATGTTTGATAGGTAAATATTATATGCATATCCTTTTGTTGTATAAGCAGTGTATTCCATATCAGTCAGTTGTGTGTGTATACAACAGAAGATTAGGGGTCCTCACGAAGAAACTATTGATACCACAACTTGTTAATACATGGCCTTAAACAAATCCCTGAAAAACCTTAAATCCTTTTTTTTAATCCTTATGTAGAGCTGTAAAATGCCATATATTGCTGTTTACAAACTACACATTAACAGGGTTATCTTTTGCATTCTTAGGGTGCGCTTGGTTTGcgttttcattttctgttttcattttttagtgttttctgttttctggattttgtgaaagaaaaagtgaaaacaggaggtgaaaatagaaaataggattttattgttttcactgttttcactttttcattCACAAAATCCAGAAAACAGATAACactgaaaatgaaaatagaaaatgaaaacgCAAACTAAATGTACCCTTATATTTCAATTAAATGTGTTGAATACTTAAATTTCTAATTTAATGGGGTTAACATTTATATGTTTAATTTGGCAAGTAATGAAATTTGTTTTTTGTTGTAATGTCAAAATAGTAAAATTGTGAATGATAGACAGTAGAGCCTAAACAGAGAGAAAGAGATTGGCCTTTTTCGGTTAATGCACTAACCGAAAATGGTTAATGCACTAACTGAAAATGAATAACTCTTTGACCTGAAGTTTGTGTGCTAATTGAATGATACTTCTCTAACCTATTTGACACTATTCTATTTTAATAACTGTTAAACCGTATTCTCTTTAGCTAAAATGCTTTGGATACTCATGGTTCGCGTTATAATTTTCATTATATCAATATATCATTTATGTGGCGATATATTTAAGTGATTTATATGAGGGTGTTCATTTTATCATTTCAtttttaattaatgttttcttCTTTGAACATGCTTTCTCCACAGAAACTTTTACGTCCGAAGGGATTTTGTGTCGAATCCAAGGACATTAAGGAAGAGGCTTACGGTTGTGGGGCTTGCAATGCTTTTCCTTTCTCCATTTCTTGTCATATTCATGCTAGTATATCTCTTCCTAAGGCATGCTGAACAATTTTATAATCACCCAAGTACAGCTTCATCTCGAAGATGGTCAAATTTGTCAAGGTGGATCTTTAGGGAATTCAATGAGGTATCATCATTATGTTCTTGAGCCTTTCCTTTCCCTGGGTCTTTTACCTTTTGCATGAGAGCCATGTTAGTATCTTTAAATAAAAGAATTATGCTAGTcaccaaaaatataaaataaaataaaatagtactaGCAAAGGTGAACAGAATAATCCTTATTGAATGGTAATCAACTATTACTCATAGGAATACGATATTTTTCTCGATTTGGCATGTGTGTCATTGCATGCATTTTGAATATGGTAAAAAATTTGCAATCTTGCATTCATGATATATTATTACTTGTTTGGAATTCATATTCTGTACAGCTATCACTAGCTTTGTAGTGATAGGTTCTTGTTACGATTCTGGTCATAATGTCCCTTGTATTTTCTCTTGCTTTTGTGCTCAAGATTAACAATAATACATGTTATAGGTGGAACATTTCTTCAAGCATCGGATTAATAGCAGTGTAGTACATGCTTCTGATTATCTGAAGCAGTTTCCTACGCCTATCATATCCATCATTGCAAAATTCATCTCTTTTGTATCCGGTGGCTTTGCTGCAATCCTTATCATCATCGCTTTCCTGGACGAGTCTCTGCTCGAGGGTCATGTAAGTATTACTCTCTGCATTTGCTGATGCTAAGATACAAACATGCCAGGACAGTGATTAATAATAACTTTCTTAACGTTTAATCTCATCTCAAAACATAAAAACAATGCAGATATTTGGTCGGAACTTGTTTTGGTATGCTGCTGTTTTTGGAACTATAACTGCCATTAGCCGGGCTGCAATTTCGAATGAGCTTCTGGTCTTAGACCCCGAAGGAGCAATGTCTATGGTAGTTCATCATACACATTATATGCCAAAGAGATGGCGTGGCAAAGAAAGTACTGAAATGGTTCGAATTGAGTTCGAAACCTTATTCCAGGTACTCTCTAGCTATACCGATCCTTCTATGTTATTTTTTGTTTACACTATTGCATAGGTTTTAATGCCGCTTCTAATGATACCATGTTTTTTCTTATGTGATGCAGTATACTGGGATGATGTTACTCGAGGAGATGGCTTCAATTTTCCTCACTCCATACTTACTTCTGTTCGTTGTTCCGAAGGTCATTGTCATATTTATTTAGACATATTTACTAATTATGccatgtaatatataatatattaacttttttttttcaatttgcaGCGAGTTGATGATATATTGCAGTTCATTCAAGACTTCACTGTGGATGTTGAAGGTGTTGGTCATGTTTGCAGGTTAGCTAACTATAAATTTATTCTTTTTCGGTTTGGATCCTCTCTTCTTTGGACTTAGGAAGACAATATTAACTATGTTTTGTTGTATGATATTGTCACAGTTTCAGCGTCTTCAATTTTCAAGAGCATGGAAACAGTAGTTATGGTTCCCCTTACAATGCGCCTCGCAGCCGGAGGAGTTCTCAGGGCAAGATGGAGAAATCATTTTTGAGGTATGTTCATGACCAAATTCATGTAGAAGCATTTCACATAAATTTGAATCTAACTTTAGGAAACATTCCATGTGATAAATTTCCAATACATCTTCTATGTGAGGGGGAGCCTTGGAGCAACTGTTGAGTTGTCTCCGTGTGACCTTAAGGTCACGGGTTCAAGCCGTAGAAACAATCACTGATGTGATTATCAAGTTAGGCTGCGTACATTACACCCTTTGGATACGGCCCTTCCCTGGACACTATTAACGCGAGATGCTTGTTCACTGGCTGCCCTTCTATCTGAAAAGTCCTTGACTGTTTTGATAAACCGACTTTCATTCTTGCATAAATTAATATTCGTAAACTTAACCGTGTCATTGCAGCTTTCAGAGTAGTTACCCTTCATGGGAACCAAATGCTGAAGGGAAGCAAGTCTTGCTAAATCTGAAAACCTTCAGAGAACAAAAGTTACATGGACACGGACACGGACAAGGACACGGATACGGAGACAGGGACATATATTCCCCTCCTAGAACATGGAGATGTAGCCCTAACTTTGGAAGCAATGGAGACAGAAACAGGTTTGTGTCCCGGGATATGCCGTTTGCAACCGGCAATCATTTAGGTTCGTTGTGGCTGATCGAGTCTAATCCAAACAACCATCCCTATCTTCTCGATTGGTACTATGCTTCTCAACCACATGGCGTGACATCGAGGGATATTCAGGACGATCCATTTGAAGTAACCGAGCATCATCCCGGAAATTGGATGGCTTCCAACACGACACAAAACGAACCTGGCTACGAACATTACTTGAATGACTTTTGTGACGATCGAGCCACTTCTCATCTCGGGGCTTCCACTTCAGCTCCCATCTTTAAGGAAAGCCTGATTGAGGATCGAAATGCGAACAATCTGCTGCCCACGACACGGAGCCATTGGTGGGCTAGAAGCCGTCAGGGGCAGGGCGGCCAAGGTCAAACAAGCTTCTTCGAGCCTCCGGATTTCAATCACCAAAATGCTTTTAATTACCATGACAGATTTTCTGATAGAGGGTCAGAGGGTCAAGATGAAGAAGAACAACAAAACTTGCACTGG from Arachis ipaensis cultivar K30076 chromosome B02, Araip1.1, whole genome shotgun sequence harbors:
- the LOC107625056 gene encoding autophagy-related protein 9 — encoded protein: MFGRQRDASSFSIFKWKNKGKSSVTEGLLQDVPPEVELSDYRRLPSPGSESPSGLLNGESLNVEPIADLDLFFERLYSYYCEKGLWCIITKWIVELLSLGFTICFSGFFLLYVDWNGLRNAKCGMDAVESGMKPCDLSKEALNRHPLTPLTLTKVIIVGYLGIFSIYWIFCFLRFFAQLKDVLEIRQFYYDSLHVTDNEIQTMPWATIIEKVVLVQSSRQLCVVKDLSAHDMVMRLMRKENYLIGMLNKGVLAFPISQWVPGAGPKVKSDPNGIEHRLILTKTLEWTLNWCILQSMFDRNFYVRRDFVSNPRTLRKRLTVVGLAMLFLSPFLVIFMLVYLFLRHAEQFYNHPSTASSRRWSNLSRWIFREFNEVEHFFKHRINSSVVHASDYLKQFPTPIISIIAKFISFVSGGFAAILIIIAFLDESLLEGHIFGRNLFWYAAVFGTITAISRAAISNELLVLDPEGAMSMVVHHTHYMPKRWRGKESTEMVRIEFETLFQYTGMMLLEEMASIFLTPYLLLFVVPKRVDDILQFIQDFTVDVEGVGHVCSFSVFNFQEHGNSSYGSPYNAPRSRRSSQGKMEKSFLSFQSSYPSWEPNAEGKQVLLNLKTFREQKLHGHGHGQGHGYGDRDIYSPPRTWRCSPNFGSNGDRNRFVSRDMPFATGNHLGSLWLIESNPNNHPYLLDWYYASQPHGVTSRDIQDDPFEVTEHHPGNWMASNTTQNEPGYEHYLNDFCDDRATSHLGASTSAPIFKESLIEDRNANNLLPTTRSHWWARSRQGQGGQGQTSFFEPPDFNHQNAFNYHDRFSDRGSEGQDEEEQQNLHWRDYNHQLSRTALIDDLEAGAMNLHFDDIYSAPPENHTINPNISRSF